In the Streptomyces coeruleoprunus genome, GTGGCGGTGCCGGGGCACTGGGTCCTCCAGGGCCACGGGGCACCCGCCTACACCAACACGCTGTACCCGTTCCCGGTGGACCCGCCCCGCGTGCCGACCGAGAACCCGACGGGCGACCACGTGCGGGTCTTCGACCTGCCGGACGGCTGGCCCGGGGACGGCGAGGCGCTGCTGCGCTTCGAGGGCGTGGAGTCGTGCGCCCGGGTCTGGCTGAACGGGGAGGAGCTGGGCGAGTTCAAGGGCAGCCGGCTGCCGCACGAGTTCGCGGTGGGCGCGCTGCTGAAGCCGGCGGGGAACGTGCTGGCGGTGCGGGTGCACCAGTGGTCGTCGGGCTCCTACCTGGAGGACCAGGACCAGTGGTGGCTGCCGGGCATCTTCCGGGACGTGACGCTGCTGCACCGGCCGGACGGCGCTGCGGGCGACTTCTTCGTGCACGCCGCGTACGACCACCGCAGCGGGCAGGGGACGCTGCGGGTCGACTCCGCCGTGCCGGGCCGGGTCCTCGTCCCCGAGCTGGGCGTCGACGCCGCCACGGGCGAGCCGGTGACCGTGCCGGTCCGCCCGTGGACGGCGGAGACCCCAGAGCTGTACGCGGCCGAGCTGGTGACCGCCGGGGAGCGGGTGCCGCTGCGGATCGGGTTCCGCAGCGTGTACGTCGAGGACGGCGTCATCAAGGTCAACGGCCGGCGGATCCTGTTCCGCGGCGTCAACCGGCACGAGTTCCACCCGGAGCACGGCCGGGCGGTCGACGCGGACACCATGCGCGCGGACCTGCTGCTGATGAAGCGGCACAACATCAACGCCGTCCGCACCTCCCACTACCCGCCGCACCCCGCGTTCCTGGACCTCTGCGACGAGCTGGGCTTCTGGGTCATCGACGAGTGCGACCTGGAGACGCACGGCTTCGTCGACCTCGGCTGGCGCCGCAACCCGGTCGACGACGAGCGCTGGACCCCGGCGCTGCTGGACCGGGCCGCGCGCATGGTGGAACGCGACAAGAACCACCCGTCGGTGCTGATGTGGTCGCTGGGCAACGAGTGCGGCACGGGCGCCGGCCTGACCGCCATGGCCGAGTGGATCCGTGAGCGCGACCCGGACCGGCTGGTCCACTACGAAGGCGACCTGTCGTGCGCGGACACCGACGTCTACTCCCGCATGTACGCCGACCACGCCGAGGTGGAGCTGATCGGCCGCCGCGAGGACCCGGGCCCGGAGGCCCGCCGCGCCCTGCCGTTCATCCTCTGCGAGTACGCGCACGCGATGGGCAACGGGCCGGGTGGACTGGCCGACTACCAGCGGCTGTTCGAGACCTACGAGCGCTGCCAGGGCGGGTTCGTGTGGGAGTGGATCGACCACGGCTTCACGCACCCCGAGCTGGGCTGCGCGTACGGCGGTGACTTCGGCGAGGAGCTGCACGACGGCAACTTCGTCTGCGACGGCCTCGTGTTCCCCGACCGCACCCCCTCCCCCGGCCTCGTCGAGTACAAGAAGGTCGTCGAGCCGGTACGCATCGAGGGCGACGGCCCGGGCGGCACCGTCCGCGTCACCAACCTGCACGACTTCGCCGACCTGTCGCACCTGGCGTTCGTCTGGTCGTACGAGGTGGACGGGCGGACCGTCGCCGACGGCGCCCTGGCGGCGGGACCCGACGTGGCGGGCCTGCCGCCCGGGGCCTCGGCGGAGCTGAAGCTGCCCGCCCCTTCCACCTCCGGGGAGCACGCGGAGACCCAGTGGACGGTCCGGGCCCTGCTCGCCGAGGACACCGCGTGGGCGCCGAAGGGCCACTGCGTGGCGTGGGGCCAGCTGCCCGTGGACACCCCGCCCGCGCCGCCCGCCCCGGCCGGCGCCGCCCCGCACCGCGGCGAGCGGCTGATCACCCTCGGCCCCGCCTCCTTCGACGCCCGCACCGGCGCCCTGCGCACGGTCGGCGCCGTGGACGTCGCCGACCTGCGGCTCGACGTGTGGCGCGCCCCCACCGACAACGACCTGGGCGCGCCCTGGCAGCCGGACGACCGGATCGGGCTGCGCTGGCGGGAGCTGGGCCTGCACCGCACGCACGAGCGGCTGGACGCCGTCGACCTGACGGGTGACGGGCTCGTCGTCCGCACCCGCGTCGCGCCCGCCGCCACGGACCTGGGGCTGCTCACCACGTACACCTGGACGGCGTCCGAGGACCGGCTGCGGCTCACCGTGTCGGTCGTCCCCGACGGCGAGTGGAACGTGCCGCTGCCCCGGCTCGGCATCCGCTTCGGCCTGCCGGCCGCGTACGGCGAGGCCCGGTGGTTCGGCGGCGGGCCCGGCGAGGCGTACCCCGACACGCGGGCCGCGTCGATGCTCGGCCTGTGGTCGGCGTCCGTGGACGAGCTGCACACCCCGTACGTCCGGCCGCAGGAGAACGGCGCCCGCGCGGACGTGCGCCGGCTGCGGCTCGACGGCGGCGCCACGGCCCTGGAGGTGACGGGCGAGCCGCCGTTCTGGTTCAGCGCCCGCCGCTGGACGTCCGAGGAACTGGATGCCGCCACCCACCGCACCGACCTGGTGCCCGGCGACACGGTGTGGGTTCACCTCGACCACGCCCAGCACGGCATCGGCTCCCAGTCCTGCGGGCCGGGGGTGCTGCCGCGGTACCGGCTGGAGGCGGCTCCGGCGCGCTTCTCCTTCACCTTCTCGTCCCGCTCGGAGTGACCGCGTGACATCCCCCGACCGCGCGACCCGGACCCCTGACATCCGGGTCGCGCAGGCCGCGGCCGGGCGGCGCCTGTTCAGCCGCCCGGCCGCGGTCGCCTCCTGCGTCGGCTTCGTCCTCATCGGCGCCCTCCAGGCGCTGTACGGCCCGGCGGTCCCCGCCCTGCGCGAGGAGTACGGCCTGTCGCCGTCGGCGGCGGGCCTCGGGCTGAGCCTGCACTTCGTCGGCGGTGTCGCCGGGGTGCTGGCCTTCAACACCGTCCACCACCGGCTCAGCAACCGCGCGCTGCTGGCGTGGAGTTACGTCCTGATGGCGGCGGGCGGCCTGGGCTTCGCGCTGGCCCCGGACTGGCGGGTGTCCCTGGCCGCGGCCTTCCTGGCCGGGCTCGGGTTCGGCGGCATCGACTACGGGCTGAACCAGATGTTCGCCGTGGGCTTCGGCGACCGCAGCGCGGCGATGCTGAACGTACTGAACGCGCACTTCGGCATCGGTGCCGTGCTGGCACCGGCGCTGCTGGCGGCGCTGGGCCCGGAGAGCTACCCGTATGCCTTCGCGGGCTGCGCGGTGGTGTCGGCGCTGCTGGTGCTCTGCACGCGAGGCGTGCGCACACCCCCGCACGCGAAGGAATCCGAGGTCCCCGCGAAGGGCCGCTCCCCGCTCCTCTCCCCCGTCCTCCTCGGCTTCCTCCTCCTGTACGTCCTGAACGTGGGCGTCGAGGCGGGGATCGGCGGGTGGGAGCCGACCCACCTGGAGACCGTCGGCTACACGACGGCCGCCGCCGCCTCGGCCACGTCCGTCTACTGGCTGATGCTCACCGTGGGCCGCTTCCTCGTCGTGCCGCTGACGCTGCGGCACTCCCCGGAGCGGATCCTGACGGTGTGCGGGGCGGGCATGACGGTCTGTCTGCTGCTGTCGTCGGTCCCCGGTCTGGCACCGGCCGCGTACGCGGGCGCGGGGCTCTTCCTGGCGCCGGTCTTCCCCACGGGCCTTCCGTGGCTGGCCCGCGCCCTGCCGGGTGCGCGGCGGGCGGGCGCGTGGGTCATCGCGGCGTCCATGGTGGGCGGCGTGGCGGCCCCGCCGGCCCTCGGACTCGGCATCGAACACGCGGGCATCGACGCGGTGCCGTGGCTCCTCACCCTCCTGTCGGCCACGTCCTTGGCGGCCACACTGTGGCTGTTGGCCACAACCCGCCGCCGCTGACGGCCTGTCCGCGTGCGGGCCGGCGGGACCGGGTGCACCATGGGAGGCGGGGACCGTATTCGGCACTGGGGGCATCCCATGCGCAGATCCCGCAGCCTTCTCAAGCCGTTCTCCGCTTCTGCCACCGCCGGTCTGCTGGCCGCCGGGCTGCTGACCACCACGGGTCTCGGTGCCGCCACCCCCGCGAGCGCGGCGGCACCGTCCGGGCCGGACGACTGCCGACCGGGCTACGTGTGGCGCGGGACGGACCAGGAGGACCACGTCTGCGTCCTGCCCCCGGAGCAATGGGCCACCCGGGCGCAGAACTCCCTGCACCGCGACCGCAGTGACGCCTTCGGCCAGTGCCTGGCCGGTTTCGTCAAGCGCCGTGCCGTTCCCCGGGACCACGTCTGCGTCACGGAGGCCGAACGCGCCGCGGCGCGCAGGCAGAACGAACGCGCACCCATCAACTGGCAGGCGACCTACAGCCGGGTCCACCCCGACAGCTACGTCCCCTTCCCGTTCGCCCACGCCCACAACGACTACAAGGTGAGAAGCGCGTACACGATGAAGCGCGAGGGCAAGGAGGTCCTCTACGCCGACGTGGTGCAGGCGAGTACGGCGGACGGTACGGGCCTGGTCACCTGGCCGAGCACCGGTGCGAGCAACCAGCGCTTCGAGTTCCGCCGCGCCGGAAACGACGTGGCCTACCAGAACGTCTTCGAGATCGTGGCCGTGCACAGCGGCAAGTGCCTCGATGTCGCGGGATGGGGAAAGCACGACGGCGCCCGGATCATCCAGTGGCCCTGCCACGGCGGCAACAACCAGAAGTGGTATCTGGAGCGCCGCGCCGACAACCACTGGCAGATCCGCTCCCTCCACAGCGGCAAGTGCCTCGACGCCCACAACCCCCCCATGACCGCGCCGCCGCAGGGCACCTACCTCCAGCAGTGGACCTGCCTCGGCGGCAGGAACCAGGCCTGGCGGGTGGTCAACTGACCCCGCTACGCCGTTGTGCGGGTCCAGGACTGGTTGGGGCCCGATGTGCAGGTGTACTGGGCGATCGTCGCCATGTTCATGGTGGACTCGTCCAGGACGTCCAGGCATTTGCCGCTGTGGCGGGCCACCAGGTGGATCGCGCCGTCACCCGCGTCCCGTACCTGCCACTGCTGCTGGGAGCCCGGCCCGCACCCCTGTTGCTCCACGAGCGCCGCGTTCGCGGTGGACGCGTCCCGCACGCCGAGGCAGAGCGAGCTGTGGCGGGCGACCAGCTGGACGTAGCCCCCGCCGGCGTCGCGGAACCAGAACTTCTGGTTGCCGCCGCCGTTGCAGGTGTACTGGACGACCGCCACGCCCGGCAGCAGCGACTGGCTCGGCACGTCCAGGCACTTGGTGCTGTGCCGCGCGGTCAGGGTGGAGTACGGGCCGCCTCGGCCGGTGACCGTCCCCGCGGCCGTGTCGAGGACGACCTCCGGGTACCAGTTCATCGTCATCGTCGTCGCCGTCGGGAACTCCAGCGGCAGCCACACGTACCGCGAGTCGTTGACCTTGCCCCCGAAGGAGTTGCCCCAGCGGTCGCCCATGTAGAGATGGGACGTGCCGGCCGTGCCCTGCACCGGCAGGACGTACGCGGTCTGGGAGCCGTACGCCGTCGCGTCGCCGACGTCGCGCATCGCGGACCACGGGCCGGCGAGGCTGGTGGCGGTGGCGTACTGCTGCTGGTTGGGGTTCCAGCCCGTCGCGCCCGACGTCAGCATGAAGTAGACGCCGTTCCGTTCGAAGAGCGCGGGCGCCTCCCGGTGGCCGCCCGGCCACGGATTGGCGACCAGTGCCTGGACGCCGGTGTGGTCCGGCGTCAGGCGGTAGATGTGGAGGTCGTAGTTCTCGCGGGCGGCGGAGACCATGTAGCCGGTGCCGTCGGTGTCGGTGAACACCGTGATGTCACGGGACATGTGCTGCCCCAACGGCCGGAAGCTCCCCTTCCAGGTGTAGTCGCCGTCCACGGTGTCGGAGACGGCCACAGCGGCGCGGGCCTCGCTGTAGTCGGAGCCGTTCTCCTTGTGCATCCACATCACGAACTTCCCCGTGGCGCGGTTGTACATGACCTTGGGGCGTTCGATGTTGGCGACGGCCAGTTCGGGGTGGGTGGCCTGGGTGAGGACGTGGTTGCGGAACTCCCAGTTCTTCAGGTCCGTCGACCGGTACGCGGAGACGTGGCGGAAGGTGTTGTCGGCGTTCCGGTTCTCCCCGAACCAGTAGTAGTGGGCGCCGACCTTGATGACGCCGCCCCCGTGGGCGTGGAGGGGGCTGCCGGCGGTGTCGGTGAACTGGGTGCCGTTGACGACGGCGACGGGTGCGGCGTGTGCGGCCGGTGCGGGGATCAGCATCGCGAGGGCGCCGCCGAGGACGGTGAGGGCGGCGCCGATCCGGCGACGGAGCGACGTGCGGGTGCGGGTCGTGCGGAGGGTCATGGGGGGAGCCCTTCTGTCCGCGGTGTGAACTCCTGTGCGCTCGTGGTGAGTTGTGTTGCAACATAAGCGCTTCGAGTCCGTTCCGGCACCGTCGGAGCACCGCCGAAACTTTCGCCCCAGGGGCAGCTGGCCCCTCAGTCCTGCTGGAGCCTCTCCAGGTGGCACGCCCACCGCAGCGCGTGCGCGTTGTACGCGTCCAGGACCGCCAGCACCTTCGCGGGCTCGCCGAGCGTCACCGCGTCGACCAGCTCCTCGTGCCCGCTCCACAGCCAGTCGCGGAGCCTGCGGTCGCCGCGCAGGTAGGGCACCGCGAACACCCAGGCCTGCACGCGCAGCCGGTGCAGGAAGTCGGCGATGTAGTGGTTGGCCACGAAGCCGCCCAGCTCCCGCCAGAACCGCAGGTCGTAGCCGATCAGGATGTCGAGGTCCCCGGCGCGGGCCGCACGGGCCGCGGCCTCGGCCCGCCGGCGCACGGACACGAGGGCCGCGCCGTGCACGCACGTCAGCCGGGCGCCGCCCGGGTCGCCGGGCGTGGCCCGCTCCTCCAGGCGCCGGAAGACGCCGTCGACGATCAGCGAGCGCGCCTCGACCATGCCCCGGTAGTCGTCGACGGTGAACTGGTGAACGCGGAAACCTTTGTGCTGGTCGGAGTCGAGCAGCCCCTGTGCCGAGAGGTCGACCAGGGCTTCCCGCACGGGGGTCGCCGACACGCCGTACTGCTCGGCGATCTGTTTGACGGTGAACTCCTGGCCCGGCTGGAGACGCCCCGCGAGCACCTCGTCACGCAGCGCGTCCGCGATCTGCTGACGCAGGGTGCTGCGGGTCACTGGTCCGCTCGCGGGCATGGGCAGGTCCCCTCCGTCCGGTTTCGGACACCTTAAGCCAGTCGGAGGGGGCCACTCGAAGGGGTAAACCGATGCGGTTACGCAGTGTGCTTGTCCGCGACGGACAGTGCGGCGTCCAGCGCGGCCAGGCCCTCCTTCGCCTCGGCCTCGGTGAGGGTGCAGGCGGGCACCACATGGGTGCGGTTCATGTTGACGAAGGGCCACAGGCCGTTCTTCTTGCAGGCGGCGGCGAAGGCGGCCATCGGCGCGTTCGCCTCACCCGTGGCGTTGTACGGGACCAGCGGCTCGCGGGTCTCGCGGTCGCGCACGAGGTCCAGCGCCCAGAAGGCGCCCAGGCCGCGCACCTCGCCGACGGAGGGGTGCCGCTCGGCGAGGGCGCGCAGCCCGGGGCCGAGGACCTGCTCGCCGAGCGTGTCGGCGCGCTCGACGACCCGCTCCTCCGCCATGACCTGGAGCGTGGCGACGGCGGCGGCGCAGGCGAGCGGGTGGCCCGAGTAGGTGAGCCCGCCAGGGTAGGGCCGGTGGTCGAAGGTCGCGGCGATCCCGGCGGAGATCGCGACGCCGCCCAGCGGCACGTATCCGGAGTTGACGCCCTTGGCGAAGGTGAGCAGGTCGGGGACCACGTCGTAGTGGTCGGCGGCGAACCACCGGCCGGTGCGGCCGAAGCCGGACATGACCTCGTCGAGGATGAAGACGATGCCGTGCCGGTCGCAGATCTCCCGGACGCCGGCGAGATAGCCGGGCGGCGGCGGCATGATGCCGGCGGTGCCGGGGACGGTCTCCAGGATGATCGCGGCGATGGTGTGCGGGCCCTCGAACGCGATGGTCGACTCCAGGTGCGCGAGCGCCCGCTCGCACTCCTGGGCCTCGTTCCCGGCGTAGAACGGCGAGCGGTAGAGGAACGGCGCCCAGAAGTGGACGACGCCGGCGGACGCGGTGTCGGAGGCCCAGCGGCGCGGGTCGCCGGTGAGGTTGATCGCCGTGGACGTCGCGCCGTGGTACGACCGGTAGGCGCTCAGCACCTTGGGGCGGCCCGTGTGCAGCCGGGCCATGCGCACGGCGTTCTCGACGGCCTCGGCGCCGCCGTTCGTGAAGAAGATCTTGTCGAGGTCGCCGGGGGTGCGCTCGGCGATGAGGCGTGCGGCCTCGGAGCGGACGTCGACGGCGAAGGCGGGCGCGAAGGTGGCCAGCCGACCGGCCTGCTCCTGGATCGCGGCGACGACCTTGGGGTGCTGGTAGCCGATGTTGGTGAAGACGAGGCCGCTGGTGAAGTCGAGGTAGCGGTTCCCGTCGTAATCCCAGAAGTACGCGCCGTCGGCACCGGCGACGGCGAGGGGGTCGATGAGGGCCTGGGCGGACCAGGAGTGGAACACATGGGCACGGTCCGCCGCCTTGACGGCGGCACCGGTCTGCGGGAGGTCGGGGGTGCTCATGCCCGCCAGCGTAAGAAGCGCCCCACCCTCGGGGACATGGCCATCTTGTATGGCGGAAGGCGCGGCGATCGGCAAGGTGTCGCGGGGCGGGAGAGACCACCTCTTGACAACACACTGTCATCATGACAGCCTTCTGTCATAGAGGCAGACAGTACACACGGGGAAAAGAGGGCCACAGCCATGAGCAGCAGGACCGTTCACCTCGCCGTCTACGACACCCTCGCCGACTGGGAGACCGGCCACGCCACCGCCTGGCTCGCCCGCGGCGGCCACACGATCCGGACCGTCGGCCCGACCACCGAACCGGTCACCACCATGGGCGGGGTGCGCATCGCCCCCGACCTGGCCCTCGCCGACCTGCGCCCCGAGGACAGCACGCTGCTGATCCTGACCGGCGCCGACCTGTGGGACATGGGCGACGACCTCGCGCCCTTCGCCGCCGGGGCCCGCGCCTTCCTGGACGCGGGCGTGCCGGTCGCCGCGATCTGCGGGGCCACCGCCGGGCTGGCCCGCGAGGGCCTGCTCGACGACCGGGACCACACCAGTGCCGCCGCGCCGTACCTGGCCGCGACCGGCTACAAGGGCGGCGACCACTACCGCGAGACCGACGCCGTCACCGACGGCGACCTCATCACCGCCGGGCCCACCGAGCCCGTCGCCTTCGCCCGGGAGGTCCTGGGCAGGATGGGCGTCTTCGAGGGCGCCAAGCTCGACGCCTGGTACCGCCTGTTCCACCACTCCGACCCGGCCGCGTACGAGGAACTGAACGCATGACCCGTCACGAACAGGACCTGCTGAGCCGCACAGCGCTCGCCGTCTTCCGCCTGAACGGCCAGTTCCTCGGCGTCTCCGAGGAACTGGCCAGGCCCGCCGGGCTCACCGCCGCCTGGTGGCAGGTCCTCGGCGCGGTCCTGCGGGAACCGCTGCCCGTGGCCGGGATCGCCCGCGCCATGGGCATCACCCGGCAGAGCGTGCAGCGCGTCGCGGACCTCCTCGTCGAGCGGGGCCTCGCCGCGTACGCCCCGAACCCGGCCCACCGCCGGGCCAAGCTCCTGGCGCCCACCGACGAGGGCCGCGCCGCCGTCGCCCGTATCGACCCCGGCCACGCCGACCTGGCGGCCCGCCTCGCCGCCGAACTGGGCGAGGAGGCGTTCACGGAGACGGCCCGGGTGCTGGAACGGCTGTCGCGCGCGATGGACGCGATCGACGTCGGGTAGGGTTCCCGGGTCGACCACTCGACACCCGACTCTTCATCAGGAGGTGAGACCCATCAACGCCAGGTCAGGCAGGGTGCTCTCCTCCCAGGGCGGTACGGTCTCCGCCGCGCCGTAGCGAAACCGCCGGGAGCACTCGCGAAAGCGGCTCCCGAAAGGCTTCCAGGCTTCCATGCCCATGTTCTCCGACCTCGTCACCCGTCTGCGCGCCGCCGGCTGCGTCTTCGCGGAGGACGAGGCACGGCTCCTCCTCGCCACGGCCCGCACCCCCGCCGAACTCGACGCGATGGTCGCGCGCCGCGTCGCCGGCCACCCGCTGGAACACGTCCTCGGCTGGGCCGAGTTCGGCGGGCGGCGCATCGCCGTCGACGACGGCGTGTTCGTCCCGCGCCGCCGCACCGAGTTCCTGGTCGAACGGGCGGCCGCACTGGCACCGGCCGGGGCGGTCGTCCTCGACCTGTGCTGCGGTACGGGCGCGCTGGGCGCCGCGCTCACGGCGGCCCTCGACGGGGACGTCCGCCTCCACGCCGCCGACATCGACCCGGCCGCCGTCCGGTGCGCCCGCCGCAACGTCACACCCCTGGGCGGCGAGGTGTACGAGGGCGACCTCTACGCCCCCTTGCCCGCCACGCTCCGGGGCCGCGTCGACGTCCTCCTGGCCAACGTGCCGTACGTCCCCACCGACGACGTCGCCCTCCTCCCCGCCGAAGCCCGCGTCCACGAGGCCCGGGTCGCCCTCGACGGCGGCGCGGACGGCCTGGACGTCCTGCGCCGCGTCACCGCCGAGGCGGGCGCCTGGCTGGCCCCGGCCGGCTCCCTCCTCTTCGAGACGAGCGAACGCCAGACCCCCGAGGCCCTGAGAGTGGTCGAAGCGGCGGACCTGACCCCCCGCGTCGACACGTGCGAGGACCGGGAGGCCACGGTCGTCACCGCTACCGGCGGAACAGCGCGTTGAGGGTGCTCCGCAGCCTTGTGGAGACGCCGGAGCACCAGCACCTCGTCCACCGCGAAGCGCAGGAAGAGAGCCTGCTGGTCAGCGACCCGACAAAGGTGAGTACCTACGCCCAGCGGTATGCGAGGATTCGAGCACAGGCCCTGGATCCGCGTGAATCGCCGGGTCTCATCGAGCGGTTGGCAGGAGAACAGCCATGAGCAGCACCCTGCGGTGGTTCAAGTCGAGCTACACCAACGCCGGCGGCGGCGAGTGCATCGAAGTGGCCTTCGACCGGCACAGGTCGTCGCACACCGTCCACATCCGCGGCTCCAAGAAGACCGGCGGCCCGCTGGCCGTCGCCCCCTCGGCATGGTCGGCGTTCCCGGCCCTCACCACGGCCGAGTAGCTTTGAGAACCGTGATCGCCGGGCAGCTGGTCGAGCTGCCCGGCACCATCGCCGCCATCCGCGCCGCCCTGGACGAGGACCGGGCCAAGGAGTTCGACGCGGAGATCCTGAACGCCCCCGTGGCCGACCTGCCGATGGCGCTCGTGCGGTGGGCGCTGTCGACGACGGAGGCGGACCGCGAGGACGCCGAGCTGTTCGAGCGCCTGGCGCGCGGCGAGGACGTACGGGAGTGACCGGTTACCGCCTCCAGTACGCTCCCCCGGCCGACCTGGCCCTCGACTCCATGGACTCCTCCCTCCGCACCCGCTTCGACGCGGGCATGCGGACCTTGCTGATACCGGACCCGTACGGCCACGGCTCGGCGCCGATAGGCCGCGACGAGGACCGCCGGGAGGCGACGGTGTCGGGGGTCGTGATCCGCTATTACGTCAGCCGGAGCGTGCTGACGGTGACGGTCGTGCGGGTCGTCTTCCTCTGAGGCGCGGCAGAGACGCCTAACCGGCCCGGCGGCGGTACTGGCCCGGCGGCATCCCGTACTCCCGTCTGAAGGCCTTGGCGAAGGCGAACTCCGAGGTGTAGCCGGCGCGTCGGGCCACGGTTCGCAGGGGTGCGTCGTCCGTACGGAGGAGTCGGCCGGCGGTCGTCATGCGCCACCAGGTGAGGTACGCGAGTGGGGGTCGGCCCACGAGGGTGGTGAAGCGCCGGGCGAAGGCGGCACGGGAGAGGCCGCCCTCGGCGCCGAGTTCCTCCACTGTCCAGGACCGGGCGGGGTCCGCGTGGATGGCGCGGAGGGCGGCGAGGACGGCGGGGTCACCGAGGGCGGCGGACCAGCCGGTCGTGCGGTCGGGGCACTCGCTGAGCCACCAGGTGCGCAGCAGCAGGAGCAGGAGGGTGTCGAGGAGGGCCGGTACGAGTGCGTGGGAGCCGGGCTGCGGGTCGGCGAGTTCGGCGCCGAGCAGGTCGACGGCGGCCCGCAGCCGGGTGTGGGCGCCGGCCCGCGCGGACAGGTGCACGAAGGGCGGCAGCTCGGTGAGGAGCGGGTGGGCGCGGGTGCGGCTCAGCTGGTAGGAGCCGCACAGCAGCAGGGTCTCGTCCGGGGCAGCGGGTTTTCGGTGGGGTTCGGTGGGCCAGGTGCCGTCGGGCAGGGGCAGCACGTCGACGAGCGGGTTGCCGGGGTGGCCGGCCAGGCCGTGGCCGGTGCCGTGGGCGAGCAGGACGACGTCTCCGGCGCGCAGTTCGACGGGTGCGGCGTCGTCGTCCGGCGGGATGAGCCAGGCCGTTCCCTGGACGACGACGTGGAATCCGGCGCCCTTGTCCGGGGCGAAACGGTAGCCCCATGGGCCGGAGTTGACCGTACGGGAGGAGTGGGGCCGCCCGGCGCGCATGGCCGCGACGGCATCGCTCAGTACGTCCATCTCGGCACCGTACCGCAGGGGCGGAGCGCCGCGAGCGAGACGATCGGACAGGGAGGTGAGTCGCAGGGACATGGAGCGTCTCGCGCTCGGCGCCTACGGTCGCTCGCATGACAACAACGCGTACTGCCAGGGCGGTTCTGTTCCACGAGCTGGGCGGGCCGGAGGTGCTGACCGTCGAGGACGTCCCGCTCCCCTCCCCGGGCCCGCACGAGGTGGTGATCCGGGTCGAGGCGATCGGCCTGAACCGCGCCGAGGCCCTGTTCCGCGCGGGGACCTACTACTACCCGGCGACGCTCCCCGGGTCCCGGCTCGGCTACGAGGCGGCCGGTGTGGTGGAGGAGGTCGGCGCGAGTGTCACCGCGTACGTTCCGGGCGACTTGGTGATGGCCGCGGCCAACTTCGATTTCGGGGTGCACGGGGTGTACGCGGAGCGGGTCGTGCTGCCCGAGGAGTACGTGGTGCGCCGCCCGGAGGGCGTGGACGCGGTGACGGCCGCGGCGACGTGGCTGGCGTACTCGACCGCGTACGGCGGCATGGTGGAGGCGGGCGGGCTGCGCCCGGGGGACGTCGTGGTGATCACGGGAGCGTCGAGCGGGGTCGGGACGGCCGCGCTCCAGACGGCGCTGCGGGTCGGCGCGGTGCCGATCGCGACGACCCGTGGGGCGGACAAGCGGCGTCGGCTGCTCGATCTGGGCGCGGCGCATGTGATCACCACCGATGACGAGGACCTGGTCGAGGAGGTCAAGCGGCTGACCGGCGGCCGGGGCGCGCGGGTCGCCTTCGACGCGATCGGCGGGCCGGGCTTCGGGGAGCTGGGCAACGCCTTGGAGCCGGGCGGCACGGCGGTGCTCTACGGCTGGCTGGATCCGCGTCCGGCGACGGTCTCCCAGAACTGGCCGCTGACGGTGCGCGGTTACAACAACGGCGCGGTGGTGGACACGGCGGAGGGACGCGCCCGGGTGTCCGGCTTCATCGGCTCGGGGCTGCGGGACGGCACTCTGGCACCGGTGATCGCCGAGACCTTCGACGGCCTGGAGCGGATCGCCGACGCCCATCGCCTGATGGAGTCCAACACCCACACGGGCAAAATCGTGCTACGGGTCTAGGCTGCGGAGGGGTGCGGGGCCCGAACGCACCTCGGGCCCCGCACCGGTCCGGCTCAGCGCTGCTCGGGGAGCCTGATGGTCCGTACGAGCGGCATGTCGGCGTACAGCTCCGGCTGCGTGGTCACCACGGGGCGGCCGTTGGGCCAGTCCGGGGT is a window encoding:
- a CDS encoding glycoside hydrolase family 2 TIM barrel-domain containing protein; the encoded protein is MTTSYEPAPPYHEDVSPGSGALPPRAWYASSDAARLSLNGTWRLRLSPTADAEDDAFARPGFDTGGWDEVAVPGHWVLQGHGAPAYTNTLYPFPVDPPRVPTENPTGDHVRVFDLPDGWPGDGEALLRFEGVESCARVWLNGEELGEFKGSRLPHEFAVGALLKPAGNVLAVRVHQWSSGSYLEDQDQWWLPGIFRDVTLLHRPDGAAGDFFVHAAYDHRSGQGTLRVDSAVPGRVLVPELGVDAATGEPVTVPVRPWTAETPELYAAELVTAGERVPLRIGFRSVYVEDGVIKVNGRRILFRGVNRHEFHPEHGRAVDADTMRADLLLMKRHNINAVRTSHYPPHPAFLDLCDELGFWVIDECDLETHGFVDLGWRRNPVDDERWTPALLDRAARMVERDKNHPSVLMWSLGNECGTGAGLTAMAEWIRERDPDRLVHYEGDLSCADTDVYSRMYADHAEVELIGRREDPGPEARRALPFILCEYAHAMGNGPGGLADYQRLFETYERCQGGFVWEWIDHGFTHPELGCAYGGDFGEELHDGNFVCDGLVFPDRTPSPGLVEYKKVVEPVRIEGDGPGGTVRVTNLHDFADLSHLAFVWSYEVDGRTVADGALAAGPDVAGLPPGASAELKLPAPSTSGEHAETQWTVRALLAEDTAWAPKGHCVAWGQLPVDTPPAPPAPAGAAPHRGERLITLGPASFDARTGALRTVGAVDVADLRLDVWRAPTDNDLGAPWQPDDRIGLRWRELGLHRTHERLDAVDLTGDGLVVRTRVAPAATDLGLLTTYTWTASEDRLRLTVSVVPDGEWNVPLPRLGIRFGLPAAYGEARWFGGGPGEAYPDTRAASMLGLWSASVDELHTPYVRPQENGARADVRRLRLDGGATALEVTGEPPFWFSARRWTSEELDAATHRTDLVPGDTVWVHLDHAQHGIGSQSCGPGVLPRYRLEAAPARFSFTFSSRSE
- a CDS encoding MFS transporter, yielding MTSPDRATRTPDIRVAQAAAGRRLFSRPAAVASCVGFVLIGALQALYGPAVPALREEYGLSPSAAGLGLSLHFVGGVAGVLAFNTVHHRLSNRALLAWSYVLMAAGGLGFALAPDWRVSLAAAFLAGLGFGGIDYGLNQMFAVGFGDRSAAMLNVLNAHFGIGAVLAPALLAALGPESYPYAFAGCAVVSALLVLCTRGVRTPPHAKESEVPAKGRSPLLSPVLLGFLLLYVLNVGVEAGIGGWEPTHLETVGYTTAAAASATSVYWLMLTVGRFLVVPLTLRHSPERILTVCGAGMTVCLLLSSVPGLAPAAYAGAGLFLAPVFPTGLPWLARALPGARRAGAWVIAASMVGGVAAPPALGLGIEHAGIDAVPWLLTLLSATSLAATLWLLATTRRR
- a CDS encoding RICIN domain-containing protein; translation: MRRSRSLLKPFSASATAGLLAAGLLTTTGLGAATPASAAAPSGPDDCRPGYVWRGTDQEDHVCVLPPEQWATRAQNSLHRDRSDAFGQCLAGFVKRRAVPRDHVCVTEAERAAARRQNERAPINWQATYSRVHPDSYVPFPFAHAHNDYKVRSAYTMKREGKEVLYADVVQASTADGTGLVTWPSTGASNQRFEFRRAGNDVAYQNVFEIVAVHSGKCLDVAGWGKHDGARIIQWPCHGGNNQKWYLERRADNHWQIRSLHSGKCLDAHNPPMTAPPQGTYLQQWTCLGGRNQAWRVVN
- a CDS encoding RICIN domain-containing protein yields the protein MTLRTTRTRTSLRRRIGAALTVLGGALAMLIPAPAAHAAPVAVVNGTQFTDTAGSPLHAHGGGVIKVGAHYYWFGENRNADNTFRHVSAYRSTDLKNWEFRNHVLTQATHPELAVANIERPKVMYNRATGKFVMWMHKENGSDYSEARAAVAVSDTVDGDYTWKGSFRPLGQHMSRDITVFTDTDGTGYMVSAARENYDLHIYRLTPDHTGVQALVANPWPGGHREAPALFERNGVYFMLTSGATGWNPNQQQYATATSLAGPWSAMRDVGDATAYGSQTAYVLPVQGTAGTSHLYMGDRWGNSFGGKVNDSRYVWLPLEFPTATTMTMNWYPEVVLDTAAGTVTGRGGPYSTLTARHSTKCLDVPSQSLLPGVAVVQYTCNGGGNQKFWFRDAGGGYVQLVARHSSLCLGVRDASTANAALVEQQGCGPGSQQQWQVRDAGDGAIHLVARHSGKCLDVLDESTMNMATIAQYTCTSGPNQSWTRTTA